The region TTCGCATTATGTGAAAAATCTGCAGTAAAAATGGGGGCGAAAATTTATGGTCCTACTACTATAGGCCCTTACAGTAAAGTTGGGGGAGAAGTAAATAATGCTGTATTGTTTGCAAATTCTAATAAAGGACATGAGGGGTACTTAGGAAATTCTGTATTAGGAGAATGGTGTAATTTGGGTGCAGATACCAATAATTCTAACTTAAAAAACAACTATGCCGAGGTAAGATTATGGAGCTACGAAACAGAAAATTTTGCTAAAACAGGACTTCAGTTTTGTGGTTTAATAATGGGAGATCATAGTAAATGCGGAATTAACACCATGTTTAATACAGGAACAGTTATTGGTGTAAATGCAAATATATTTGGTGCTGGATATCCTCGTAACTTTGTGCCTAGTTTTAGTTGGGGTGGCCATAACGGCTTTACCACTTACACCACTAATAAAGCTTTTGAAGTAGCCGAAATCGTTATGAACAGACGCGACATTGAATTTACAGCTACTGATAGAGCCATCTTAGCGCATGTTTTTGAAATATCTAAAAAATACAGAAGGGATTAAAACGCCTGTTAGTTGTATTTCTTAACGCGCTTTAAGTCTAACAAATTGGTTGGATTTATACCTAAATTATGAACTTCTTTTCGTGTAAATCTAACAACTTCATCATAAAATAATGGTACAACAGGGGCATGTGCCATAACTAAAGAGTCCATTTTTGTATAGAGTAACTCTCGTGTTTTGGTATCTGTTTCTACAAAAGATTGCTCGTACCATCTATCAAATAAGTCGTTTTTAAAATGCGAATAGTTAGGGCCATTAGGGGCAAAATTTTTACTGTAAAATAACGATAAGTAATTTTCTGCATCGGGGTAATCGGCAACCCAACTCGCTCTAAAAATATCAAGTTTTCCGTTAGCTTTAGCGTCTTTTAAAGCCGAAGGTGGCACAACGTTTATGTGTACTATTAGTCCTATTTTCTGTATTTCTCGTTGTATATATTCACAGAAACTTAAATAATTTCCTGTTGTAGTTATCGTGATTTCGGGATGTTCAATTCCTTTTTCGGTTTTAAACGTTTCAAGGTAACTTTTTGCTAATTTTGGATTATAGTTAAATCCAATCCCCGAATTATAACCTGGTAAACCTTTAGGTATAAAGCCGCCGTGAGCAGGAATACCAATACCATTTCGTAAATAAGTCATCATTTTTTTCCGGTCAAACCCATAGTTAATACATTTTCTAAGCCATTCTGATTGGATTTCAGTAAGTTCTGAATCCATAAAAAACGATAAGTATTCCGTATTTAAATACGGAGCACGAATTAAATTTACTTCTGGCTCGTATTGGTCTCGTAGCTGGCCATTTGCTGTTAAAATTTCATCTTTATACGAGGCATCGAGTCCCGAAATAAAATCAATATTACCTTGTGCAAATTGTAAAAATTCACTTTGTTTGTCAGGTAAAAAAGTTATAGCAACAGCTTCTAAATAAGGCAAATGCTGACCATAATTATTGGTTTCAAAATATAAGGGGTTTTTTCTGAAAACTAATTTTATATTTTCTTCCCAGCGTTTAAAATAAAATGGTCCTGTCCCTATTGGGTGTGATCTAAATTCAGTTCCGTAATGTTCTACAATTTCTTTGGGAACTACCGAACAATACTTCATAGTAAGTAATCCTAAAAAAGCAGGGAAAGGTTGTTTTAAACGAATTATAAACGTGTGTTTATTTTTAGCTTCAAAAGTGTCTACTTTATTTAATACCCATCGTCCTGGCGAGCCTACCTCAGGATCTAATAAGCGGTTAAAGCTGTATGCAAAATCATGCGCAGTCACTATACGTGTAGAATCTCTTCCAAATAAAGCGTGTTTGTGGTAATAAATATTTGTTTTTAAGGTAAAGGTATAAGTTAGTCCATCTTCGGAAATAGACCAAGATTTTGCAATTGCAGGTTCTACTTGCATACTATCATTCATCTGCACTAAACCATTAAATAATTGGTTGGTTGCCCAGATATCTGCAATGTCCTTAGAAAACGCAGGATCCAAAGTACTTATATTTTTGTGTTCGTTATATCTAAATACAAGATTTTGGTCTCTATTTTTTTTGTTGGTTGTACAGCAAATACACATTATACTTCCAAAACAGATAAGAATATATTTTTTAAAAGTAGAAAGAGAAGTATTTAAAACTGAAAACATAAAAGAGTGCGGATATTATTAACTAAGTGTTTTAATTTCAAAAGTAAGTGTATTAGCTCACAAATTAAACTCACATTTTAAATATTTTACTTTTTTTGAATCTACTGAAAATGAATTAGGTGTTGGTAGGTAGGTATTACATGGGTTTTAACATAAACACCATAGTTTTTTTGTAAATTCGCAGCATTTTAGAATTTTAAATTATGACTAGACAAAAAGTAGCGTTTTATACTTTAGGCTGTAAACTAAATTTTTCTGAAACCTCTACCATTGCAAGGGATTTTGAAAATGAAGGGTTTGACCGTGTAGACTTTACAGACCCTGCAGATATATATGTTATTAATACCTGTTCGGTAACCGATAATGCAGACAAGCGTTTTAAAACCATTGTAAAGCAAACACAAAAAGTGAATCCTAAAGCTTTTGTTGCTGCAGTTGGTTGCTATGCACAACTAAAACCACAAGAACTTGCAGATGTAGATGGGGTAGATTTGGTTTTGGGAGCTACAGAAAAATTTAAAATCACAGACTATTTAAACGATTTATCTAAAAACGATTTTGGTGAAGTTCACTCTTGTGAAATTGAAGATGCCGATTTTTATGTAGGTAGTTATTCTATAGGAGATCGAACTCGTGCGTTTTTAAAAGTTCAGGATGGGTGCGATTATAAGTGTACATACTGTACTATTCCGTTAGCACGTGGAATTTCGAGAAGTGATACTTTGCAGAATGTGCTTAAAAATGCTAAAGAAATCTCTGAACAGAACATTAAAGAAATTGTTTTAACGGGTGTAAATATTGGAGATTATGGTAAAGGAGAATTTGGTAATAAAAAACACGAGCATACCTTTTATGAATTAGTACAAGGTTTAGATACGGTAGAAGGTATCGAGCGCTTAAGAATTTCATCAATAGAGCCAAACTTACTTAAAAATGAAACTATAGATTTTGTCTCTAAGAGCAGAACTTTTGTGCCTCACTTTCATATTCCGTTACAAAGTGGAAGTAATACAATTTTAAAGTTAATGCGCCGTCGTTATATGAAAGAATTATATGTAGATCGTGTAACCAAGATTAAAGACGTCATGCCAGATGCGTGTATAGGTGTAGATGTAATTGTTGGTTTTCCAGGAGAGACAGACGAGTTGTTCTTAGAGACCTATCATTTTTTAGCTGAATTAAACATCTCGTATTTACATGTATTTACATATTCTGAGCGTGATAATACTCAAGCAGCAAATATGGAAGGCGTCGTACCTAAAAATGTACGTAGTAAACGCAGTAAGATGCTTCGTGGTTTATCGGTTAAAAAGCGTAGAGCATTTTACGAAAGTCAAATAGGAACTCACAGAACTGTATTGTTTGAAGGTGAAAATAAAGAAGGCTATATTCATGGATTTACAGAAAACTATGTTAAGGTAAAAGCCCCGTGGAATCCAGAACTGGTAAATACTCTACAAGAGGTAAATTTAACAAAAATAGATGAAGATGGTTTAGTGAGGTTTAGCTTTGTATCTCAACCCTTAACAGCATAATATAAAAAAGCCACTATAAAAAGTAGTGGCTTTTTTATTAAAGGTGTTAAATTCTAACACCAATAGGTAACATGCTTTTGTATTCTCTGTGTTTTCTCATAAATTTAGCGATTGTTGGACACGTAGGTACAACACTTAAATTACGTTCTTTTAAATGCTCTAAAACCAGAGTTATAAACTTGTTTTCAAAAGCTTCTGTGTGTTTGTCTTCAGGAACTATTAATTTTGTTAGAAAAATCTTTCGTTCTTGTAGGGCGTACTCAATAATGGCTAAATCAGTGTCAATTTTGTATTCAAACTGACGTAAAAAATCGTTGTCTGATACTTCTGCTGTGTCTATCATGGTCATGTTTTTAACGAATGGAGTCAAGAGAAAAAGAATCTACTCTTTATAAGTTTTAAGTTTAAAACTGTATATAAATTTACGAAAAAAAAAGATTAAACGAAAGAGTTTAACAGTTTAATACATTATGAATCAAGATATAATACATGTGTATTTTATGCCGGGAATGGCTGCAAATTCTACTATTTTTGAGTATATAAAATTGCCCAAAGCGCGTTTTAAAATACATTTATTAGAATGGGTGTTACCTTATAAAAATGAAACCTTATCAGAATATGCAAAACGAATTTGTGAAGGTATAAAAGAAGACAATCCTGTGCTAGTAGGAGTCTCTTTTGGAGGTATATTAGTGCAAGAAATGAGTAAGCATATAAAAACAAGA is a window of Formosa sediminum DNA encoding:
- a CDS encoding ABC transporter substrate-binding protein; the encoded protein is MFSVLNTSLSTFKKYILICFGSIMCICCTTNKKNRDQNLVFRYNEHKNISTLDPAFSKDIADIWATNQLFNGLVQMNDSMQVEPAIAKSWSISEDGLTYTFTLKTNIYYHKHALFGRDSTRIVTAHDFAYSFNRLLDPEVGSPGRWVLNKVDTFEAKNKHTFIIRLKQPFPAFLGLLTMKYCSVVPKEIVEHYGTEFRSHPIGTGPFYFKRWEENIKLVFRKNPLYFETNNYGQHLPYLEAVAITFLPDKQSEFLQFAQGNIDFISGLDASYKDEILTANGQLRDQYEPEVNLIRAPYLNTEYLSFFMDSELTEIQSEWLRKCINYGFDRKKMMTYLRNGIGIPAHGGFIPKGLPGYNSGIGFNYNPKLAKSYLETFKTEKGIEHPEITITTTGNYLSFCEYIQREIQKIGLIVHINVVPPSALKDAKANGKLDIFRASWVADYPDAENYLSLFYSKNFAPNGPNYSHFKNDLFDRWYEQSFVETDTKTRELLYTKMDSLVMAHAPVVPLFYDEVVRFTRKEVHNLGINPTNLLDLKRVKKYN
- the mtaB gene encoding tRNA (N(6)-L-threonylcarbamoyladenosine(37)-C(2))-methylthiotransferase MtaB; translation: MTRQKVAFYTLGCKLNFSETSTIARDFENEGFDRVDFTDPADIYVINTCSVTDNADKRFKTIVKQTQKVNPKAFVAAVGCYAQLKPQELADVDGVDLVLGATEKFKITDYLNDLSKNDFGEVHSCEIEDADFYVGSYSIGDRTRAFLKVQDGCDYKCTYCTIPLARGISRSDTLQNVLKNAKEISEQNIKEIVLTGVNIGDYGKGEFGNKKHEHTFYELVQGLDTVEGIERLRISSIEPNLLKNETIDFVSKSRTFVPHFHIPLQSGSNTILKLMRRRYMKELYVDRVTKIKDVMPDACIGVDVIVGFPGETDELFLETYHFLAELNISYLHVFTYSERDNTQAANMEGVVPKNVRSKRSKMLRGLSVKKRRAFYESQIGTHRTVLFEGENKEGYIHGFTENYVKVKAPWNPELVNTLQEVNLTKIDEDGLVRFSFVSQPLTA
- a CDS encoding GNAT family N-acetyltransferase; protein product: MIDTAEVSDNDFLRQFEYKIDTDLAIIEYALQERKIFLTKLIVPEDKHTEAFENKFITLVLEHLKERNLSVVPTCPTIAKFMRKHREYKSMLPIGVRI